CTTACTAACAACCAAAACCTGGattaacaggaagtgatgcgttACCTGCTCCATGCTTTTGATGTATAAGTCTTTGGCTCCTGCTACAGCTGCAAGGTTATTAGCTTCAGCTGTTGCCTAGATAACGGATGACAAAACATACAGAGTCCTTTTATTTGAACGGAGATCTGGTCCAGTCTCACCTGATGTGTATTCACTGTATTACTCTGTAATAAGACAAGCATTCAAAATGTGTCATCAACTCGTTCATGAACGTATCTGAACTGCTGAGTGAGAAAAACATGgacagcaagaaaacaacagttttaagATCTGAAACAAGATGGATTCTTCTACTCGTTCTACATTACATATCACGAGTGTCCAGCAGGTGGGAATGTTTAACAGCGACATTAGTacactgtgtgtgagctggGCAGACCTGCAGCATTGACTTGGGGTGAGGAAGCTCCTCTCCCTGGTAGATCTTCATGTAagcctgaaaacacaacagaggaagagtccaacacataaaaacatttacaaaaagatgacatccaaaacaaaacacttcaagACATTTTGATCCTACCTGAGATGTGAACTTACGACCATGAACGGCTGAAAACGGCCTCTTTCTGACTGACAGTTCAGAAAAGCTGCTAAACTATTTAAGCACTTACGAGCTTTTTCCAGGACTTTCAACCAGGATTTTATTTATGAAGAATAGTTGAACGTATTCATACTTGACAGAAAATAGTACTTAACTGCAAAACATAACTATTATTCTCTCTAACAAACTGCAACCTCCGTCTCTAGAGATTTCAGTCTCACTTTGAAGTAGTGCAGCAGGTCTCTGCAGGTGATCTTCACTCCTCCGATCTCTTTTTCCACCAGGTTTTCTGGAGAGAGCAGTGTCGGGACCAGGTTCACCAGCTCCTTCTTGAAGTCCTCATCGATATCTAAGACACAGACACCACCCACGCGTCATCGGACCAGTCGCTGTGTCTGTGGACCGGTCGCTGTGTCTGAGGACTggtcgctgtgtctgtgttggtgtcactgtgtctgtggACCGGTCGCTGTATCTGAGGACTGgttgctgtgtctgtgtctgtgtctgtggaccggtggctgtctctgtgttggtgtgtctgtgtctgcggACCGGTGgctgtctctgtgttggtgtcgctgtgtctgtggaccggttgctgtgtctgtgttggtgtgtctgtgtctgtggaccggtggctgtctctgtgttggtgtcgctgtgtctgtggaccggttgctgtgtctgtgttggtgtgtctgtgttggtgtgtctgtgtctgcggACCggtcgctgtgtctgtgttggtgtcgctgtgtctgtggaccggtggctgtgtctgtgttggtgtgtctgtgtctgtgtctgcggACCGGTCGCTGTCGCTGTGTCTGTGGACCGgttgctgtctctgtgttggtgtcgctgtgtctgtggaccggttgctgtgtctgtgttggtgtcgctgtgtctgtgttggtgtcactgtgtctgtgtctgtggaccggtcgctgtgtctgtgttggtgtcgcTGTGTCTTGGGACCggttgctgtgtctgtgttggtgtgtctgtgtctgtggaccggtggctgtctctgtgttggtgtcgctgtgtctgtggaccggttgctgtgtctgtgttggtgtgtctgtgtctgcggACCggtcgctgtgtctgtgttggtgtcgctgtgtctgtggaccggttgctgtgtctgtgttggtgtgtctgtgttggtgtgtctgtgtctgcggACCggtcgctgtgtctgtgttggtgtcgctgtgtctgtggaccggtggctgtgtctgtgttggtgtgtctgtgtctgtgtctgcggACCGGTCGCTGTCGCTGTGTCTGTGGACCGgttgctgtctctgtgttggtgtcgctgtgtctgtgttggtgtgtctgtgtctgtgtctgtggaccggtcgctgtgtctgtgttggtgtcgcTGTGTCTTGGGACCggttgctgtgtctgtgttggtgtgtctgtgtctgtggaccggtggctgtctctgtgttggtgtcgctgtgtctgtggaccggttgctgtgtctgtgttggtgtgtctgtgtctgcggACCggtcgctgtgtctgtgttggtgtcgctgtgtctgtggaccggttgctgtctctgtgttggtgtcgctgtgtctgtggacgggttgctgtgtctgtgttggtgtcgctgtgtctgtggaccggttgctgtgtctgtgttggtgtgtctgtgtctgtgtttgtggaccggtcgctgtgtctgtgttggtgtgtctgtgtctgtggaccggttgctgtctctgtgttggtgtcgctgtgtctgtggactggtcgctgtgtctgtgttggtgtgtctgtggaccggtggctgtgtctgtgttggtgtgtctgtgtctgtgtctgcggACCGGTCGCTGTCGCTGTGTCTGTGGACCGgttgctgtctctgtgttggtgtcgctgtgtctgtggactggtcgctgtgtctgtggaccggttgctgtgtctgtgttggtgtgtctttGGACCAgtcgctgtgtctgtgttggtgtgtctgtgtctgtgtctgtggaccggtcgctgtgtctgtgttggtgtgtctgtgtctgtgtctgtggaccggtcactgtgtctgtgttggtgtgtctgtggaccggtggctgtctctgtgttggtgtcgctgtgtctgtggaccggttgctgtgtctgtgttggtgtgtctgtgtctgtgtctgcggACCGGTCGCTGTGTCTGTGGACCGgttgctgtctctgtgttggtgtgtctgtgttggtgtctgtgGACCGGTGgctgtctctgtgttggtgtcgctgtgtctgtggaccggtcgctgtgtctgtgttggtgtgtctgtgttggtgtctgtgGACCggtcactgtgtctgtgttggtgtgtctgtgtcggTGTGTCTGTGTCGGTGGACCGGTTGCTGtatctgtgttggtgtgtctgtgtctgtgtctgcggACCGGTCGCTGTCGCTGTGTCTGTGGACCggttgctgtgtctgtgttggtgtgtctgtgtctgtggaccggttgctgtgtctgtgttggtgtgtctgtgttggtgtgtctgtgttggtgtgtctgtggacCGGTGGCTGTGTTACCTTGGAGCCGTCCGTCAAAGTGAGGGTTGGTGGCCACCTTGAGGCCAGGGTGAGGCAGCAGGAAGCAGCCGATGTTGGAGAAGCAGGAGTGGATGTGTTTCCTGACGTTCTGCAGCTCCTCGTGTTGGTTCTGCTTCACCTGAACACGCAGACGGCGACACATCAACACCTTCACAGTCTGAAGACGTTCAACTCAGACTGGTGAAACTCACCTGCAGTCGTTTCTCCAGGAAgctctgtcctccctccagACCGTACGGATGTTCGTAGGGGTAACTCCAGTCTCTGATCAGGAACATCAGAGTCTGACCAGAGGGACACATCCAGGATCGATTATTGATCACAGGTCATTAAGGGACaagaagataaacaaaacattgcatTCCAACATATTCCAGCTTTAGATTTGCTTGTAGTCTTTCTAACAGCTCACTCTAAAAAGAGGGACATGACAAAGCTTCTGCTGATTGTTCAGTTTCTTACAACAGACAAGAATCCAGTCTTTAAGAAGGTCTCTAAAAGTGAACTTCATGAGGACAGTGAACATTGTCAGCAGATCTACCTGAAAGGGTTTCTCATAGACTTCCTCCATGGCCAGTCGTCCATACTCCGTgaagagctgaggagaggaaacaacCAGCAGCTTCAAGTCACAGCACAGCTCAATTAGTCTACAGGAACTAATGTGTGCATATCTGATTACTACAACAGCGATCCAGCTTCATCCGGTCCGTCTAAGCAGGAGACCACATGTGTTTAGGGttggaataaaaagaagaaaactgggTTGATTTTGGCCTGGCTGATGTTTGTTGCCTCATTGCAGCTTTTAAATGAGGAATCTCCAAACAATCCAACATGTGCCctcacagtttgattgacacGTGATCTCTGAAGTGACAAGCAGTTGGGACCAAAGATGGAAGAGAACTTTCCACTGCGAGACACTTCAGTCCGAGCCGCTTCCTGCCTCATATGGCTGCCTGCTGGGTTTAGTCCAGCAGTTAATCCTGACCTGAACACATCGTTAAAAACACCTGATATGGAGCTCCTCACGTCCTCTAGAGAAGAAGAGCTTTAACAGAAATGCTGCTGTAAATCTGCTGGATTAGAAATCACCACCTCTGCCAGTGAAAGCAGGCAGCGACTTGTTGTCAGGAGTGGAAAGTAAAAAGACAGAAGGTGCTGCTGATCGAACAAAGTCTTTAAGGCAAAATATCTGGACCGACAGGATTGTTTAACACAGTCAATAACACATGGCTCCAACATTAGCCACACCTAACCTTTAACTAACCACAAACATCTCTGACCTCTAAGCTAAACAGTTCACACCTACATTTAACCATCTCCAGACTCCTAAACAGAAATCTGACAGTGTGgtgagccaatcacagcagtTTAGTGCCCAAAACCTCTCGTTTGTGAAAGCGTCTGCAGGCTGAAACTGACCTGCAGGTGCTGGAGGTCGTCTTCCTGGACATTCTGGGACAGGTtgtacacctgaaacacacacacacacacacacacacacacaccaatctgTTAGTCACCTGGTACCATCACACCAGGATCACACATCCTGATCATGTCTGTCACATGGTCTCTATTCTACAAGTCTGAATTAATGAGCTCCCATCGTGCGCTAATTAACCAAATCCAGTGATGCTTTGTGAACTGAGCTCACACTACAAACAGACAGCTGACCTGGACAGAGCTGGTCATGGTGCTCAGGGCGAACAGCGTGGCGCAGTCTTTGATGGTAGACTGGCTGTCAAACGCCCCCTGTGTGTCGATTAGTAGAACTGCAACCTGCAAGAACGGCAACACACAGTCACTTCAGTCCAGCAGCTCTCACTGCAGCCACATCATCTTGTGTAAAAACGACGCTGCCTTGGAAGAAGACTTCAGAAGATGCCGGCTGTGAACGCAGCCTCAGAGTCGGCCTGTGAACTGACCTTGCAGCCGTCTGGTTTCTCCACCACGAACACCTCGCTCCAGGCCAGGATGCCCGTGGTCTCCCTCTCACAGCCGCCTCGCCAGGTGAAGCCGGTCAGAGGCTCCTCCTCGCCGCCGACCCACGAGCCAGACGACTGGAGAcaagaggagggtggagaggtTATCGCTCTGTTCCTGCTGATCAGCATTCTAACCTCAAGCCAGAATTAATCGACATGTGGAACATGTGATCATGTGACAATATTAAGTGTAGGAACACGAGGTTGTGGTGGGACAAACGGGGAGAACCCATTGACCCATCAACAACTTTAAAACAACAGGATATCAGTCTGCGTGGTTTTAACAGCCTGTTTTTATGGACTAAATTCTGCCTTTTCACAAACAGCAAGAGGACAGAACATTACTGAAGTCAAAACTATGACATGAGGACTCATAACaggttatctcagggcacttttcatatacaGCAGGTCTAGGCcagactctttataatatttacagagacccaacagtcCCACCATGAGTGAAAACCTCCCTCCACTACTTATATAAAAATCCAATGTTGCCATAAATTAGTCTGACTCACTAACATCACTAACAAACAGATTGATTCCATCTGCTGCTAAACAGAATAGAAGAATATGACCCTTATGATTATTCATGTTACTTACACACAGAATATGTAGTTAATCAGCTAAAACATGACAAAGCTTCTGTATGGTCCTTCCCCCAGTCCACAGACCTGTGCAGCAACCCTGACCTGCCCTGTGTGGGCGGGGCTTATTCTATGCATAAAGATGGCCTTTATGTGTGAAATAAGCAGCAGTGAGCTCTGCTGAGGCCCAGCCACAGAGCCGCCATTGTGCCGGCCTAAAATCCTCTTTACAGGGAGATGAAACCCTCCAGAATGTTCCTCAGTGCTTACCGTAGATTAACACGGCCAAAGGTCGAGATTCCTCCACACCGTTTCAAACAAACACTTAACAGGAAGTCAACAGGAGAAATATTCGTTTTCCAATCAAAGGATGAATACTGTCATCCAGTGATGACGATTTTATCACTCCTTATGgagtatattattatatatattagttACTTATAAGTAACTGTaaatgaaccacacacacacacacacacacacacacacacacacacacacacacacacacacacacacacacacacacacacacacacacagttaggaAGGGATCACTTCAGTCAGTATGGACGGGAGGAAGGATCACATGTGGcatgtgagaaaagaaagaaaaacttcaGCCAACTCCATCTGTGCTCCTGTCTGAGtttaaagctccagaaaaaaaactagTAAGAGGACCTTGATGggattttgtcaaactactatttacAAGGTCAAGAACGACATGTATGACTGAAATCATCATAACTCACAGGTCATTTTGCACAATTTCAAATAATTCCTTTGATCTAGAAATTCTTCAAAGTGGAAGCAGATGCACATTAAAAACCTGAAACATTCTTTCATCTGACGGGCTGAACATGACTTCAGTTGACAGGGTACCTGTTTGTACATGAAGCGCAGCATGAAGTCCAGCAGGAAGGACTTGCCCTTCCGGAAAGCTCCGGCCACGGAGACGACGACCACGTGGAGgtcctgcacctcctcctgcagcagcaggcgCTCCAGCGCCTCCTC
The sequence above is a segment of the Enoplosus armatus isolate fEnoArm2 chromosome 2, fEnoArm2.hap1, whole genome shotgun sequence genome. Coding sequences within it:
- the LOC139299731 gene encoding atlastin-2 isoform X1, which codes for MAAEESRLKQRNHTNSIFKEDGHRFKSDTSPMRREEEEEVGVARPVQIVVADEEEHSFSLQEEALERLLLQEEVQDLHVVVVSVAGAFRKGKSFLLDFMLRFMYKQSSGSWVGGEEEPLTGFTWRGGCERETTGILAWSEVFVVEKPDGCKVAVLLIDTQGAFDSQSTIKDCATLFALSTMTSSVQVYNLSQNVQEDDLQHLQLFTEYGRLAMEEVYEKPFQTLMFLIRDWSYPYEHPYGLEGGQSFLEKRLQVKQNQHEELQNVRKHIHSCFSNIGCFLLPHPGLKVATNPHFDGRLQDIDEDFKKELVNLVPTLLSPENLVEKEIGGVKITCRDLLHYFKAYMKIYQGEELPHPKSMLQATAEANNLAAVAGAKDLYIKSMEQVCGGDKPYISPTELERRHAELRQASLRHFRSVKKMGGEDFCRRYQEQLEAELDEAYANFGKHNDGKNIFYAARTPATLFAVMFVMYVVSLVTGFVGINSVATLCNLVMGVALTALCIWAYVKYSGEFREVGGVIDQVAETLWEQVFSKLFEVARSRVPLGSLIPSPRPRLASNNNVKKKN
- the LOC139299731 gene encoding atlastin-2 isoform X2, which translates into the protein MAAEESRLKQRNHTNSIFKEDGHRFKSDTSPMRREEEEEVGVARPVQIVVADEEEHSFSLQEEALERLLLQEEVQDLHVVVVSVAGAFRKGKSFLLDFMLRFMYKQSSGSWVGGEEEPLTGFTWRGGCERETTGILAWSEVFVVEKPDGCKVAVLLIDTQGAFDSQSTIKDCATLFALSTMTSSVQVYNLSQNVQEDDLQHLQLFTEYGRLAMEEVYEKPFQTLMFLIRDWSYPYEHPYGLEGGQSFLEKRLQVKQNQHEELQNVRKHIHSCFSNIGCFLLPHPGLKVATNPHFDGRLQDIDEDFKKELVNLVPTLLSPENLVEKEIGGVKITCRDLLHYFKAYMKIYQGEELPHPKSMLQATAEANNLAAVAGAKDLYIKSMEQVCGGDKPYISPTELERRHAELRQASLRHFRSVKKMGGEDFCRRYQEQLEAELDEAYANFGKHNDGKNIFYAARTPATLFAVMFVMYVVSLVTGFVGINSVATLCNLVMGVALTALCIWAYVKYSGEFREVGGVIDQVAETLWEQRTPRKVFSKLFEVARSRVPLGSLIPSPRPRLASNNNVKKKN